DNA from Mucilaginibacter mallensis:
GCTTGAAGTATGGTTAGGGCAAATGATATAGGGTCGACTCCAATCTATAGCCTCCTCATACTCATAACGAAAGAAAAAACCAGCCAGCCCTGAGCTTACAAATCCCCATACACGCCTTAGCCGGTTCATATTTTTATAACCACTTGGTTTACGGGAAAATAAGTAGAATGCAGGCCAGAATAAAAAGTAAGATAAAGCTACACTGACCATGTAAAGATATACATGGACTTTTTTGATTAACAATTTCATCTACACCAAAAATATAAAAATTCCTTACTTTCGCCCTCATGGAAACTGTTGTTAGTGGTATACGTTCGACCGGGAACTTACACCTTGGAAATTATTACGGAGCGATACAGAATTTTATAAAAATGCAGCATGAATATAACTGCTACTTTTTTATTGCCGATCTGCACTCATTAACCACCCACCCTACTCCTGAAAATTTGCATAACAATGTAAAACAGGTACTGGTGGAATACTTAGCCGCCGGTATCGACCCGGAGAAAGCTACCATATACGTACAATCGCACGTACCTGAAATATCTGAACTGTACCTGTATCTTAACATGAACGCCTATTTGGGCGAACTGGAACGAGCTACATCTTTTAAAGATAAAGTACGCGCCAACCCCGATAACGTTAACGCTGGCCTGCTTACCTACCCTGTATTAATGGCTGCCGATATTATCATCCATAAAGCTACCAAAGTACCCGTGGGCAAAGACCAGGAGCAGCACCTTGAAATGGCGCGCACCTTTGGCAACCGCTTTAACAGGTTATATAATCACGATTATTTCCCCGAGCCATACGCGTTCAGTTACGGCAGCAACCTGGTAAAAATACCCGGATTGGATGGCAAAGGGAAAATGGGAAAATCCGAAGGTGAAGGCAATGCCGTTTTCCTGTCGGATACCCCGGAGGCGATCCGCAAAAAAGTAATGCGCGCTGTTACTGATGGCGGCCCTACAGTTGAAAATCAGGAAAAACCTGTAGAAATACAAAACCTTTTCGACCTGATGGCTGTAGTATCTTCGCCCGATACTTATGAACATTTTGATAATCTGTATAACACTTGCCAGGTACGCTATGGCGATCTGAAAAAACAGCTTGCTGAAGATATGATCATCGCCACGGCCCCTATACGTGCCCGGATCAACGAAATTGCAAATGATGCCGCATACCTTAAAAAGGTAGCTCATTTTGGTGCCGAGAAAGCCCGCGAAAGCGCGTCAAAAACGATTCGCGAAGTAAGAGAAATTATCGGTTTCAGAAGTTTTTAGTACCATTCGTTGTTGATAGTTCATTATTCATAATGTATATTAGTCGGAAGTTTGTTTCTATTATAATAGCACTTTACGCAGAATAAACTATAATAATATATGATCTATCGTCTAACAACTATGAACTAACCATATTATGCACATTGCTATTGTAGGAAATATAGGCGCAGGCAAAACCACGCTTGCTGAATTATTAGCCAAAAGCTACGGTTGGGAACCACTATTTGAAGCCGTTGATAACAATCCTTATCTGGAGGATTTTTATAATGACATGAAACGATGGAGCTTTAATTTGCAGATCTACTTTTTAAACAGCCGCTATCGTCAGCTGATGGATATCCAGAAAAGCGGTCGTAATATAGTTCAGGACAGAACCATTTATGAAGACGCCTTCATTTTTGCCGAAAACCTGCATGATATGGGTTTAATGACCACCCGCGACTATGAGAATTACCGTTCCATATTTGATAATATGACCGCCTATATTAAACCACCCGATCTATTAGTTTACTTAAAGGCATCTGTCCCTACGCTGGTTAACAATATCCAGCGCCGTGGCAGAGAATATGAGATTGGTATCAGGATAGATTACCTATCAAAACTTAACGAAAAATACCAGAAATGGATAACCGGTTATAACCTGGGCAAATTGCTGATAATTGATAAAGACGTAATTGATTTTGCCAACAATACCGAAGACATGGCTACCGTTGTACAGTTGATTGAGCGGGAAATAAACGGGTTATTTTAGATTTAGTTGCAGGTTGTGTGTTGTAAGTTGTATGATTATATCCGCTTATAACTCACAACTTACAACACATAACACACAACATAGTAATGAACATTCTAGGCATCATACCTGCACGCTACGCATCATCCCGCTTTCCGGGCAAACCATTGGTTGATATTGCAGGCAAAAGCATGATACAGCGTGTTTACGAGCAGGCTAAAAAATGCACTTCATTAACCGAGGTTATTGTTGCCACAGATGACGACCACATATATGACCATGTAATCGGCTTTGGGGGCGTTGCAGTAATGACAGCCTCACACCACCAAAGCGGTACCGATCGCTGTGCTGAAGTAGCCTTACTCCATCCACAATACGATGTGATCATCAATATACAGGGCGATGAACCTTATATCGATCCGGAACAGATAACAAAAGTTGCCACCTGCTTTACTTCAGCCGGTGTGCAGCTGGCTACACTCATCAAAAAGATCCTGTCATTTGATGAGCTGAACAACCCTAATTCACCAAAAGTTATCATCAATAAATCAGCTGAGGCTATCTACTTTTCACGCACCCCGCTACCCTACCTGCGCGGGCACGAGTACAAGGATTGGCTTAACCATTACACTTACTTTAAACACATAGGTATTTATGGCTACAGGGCCGATGTTTTGCAGCAGGTAACCAAACTACCCATATCCTCATTAGAAAAAGCTGAAAGCCTGGAACAACTCCGCTGGATTGAAAACGGCTACCGTATTAAAGTTGCAGAAACCGGGCTGGAAACACATGCCATTGATATCCCCGAAGACCTGGAAAAGCTGCTAAAACTTAACCTTTAATGCCTCAATAAATTTCCTTGAGATTATTATTAATTATAAAAACAATCAATATAGCATATTAACAAATAAGTGTAGAATATTAGCAAATAATAACTTATAGTTACTTAATTTAGCAAGATAATACTGCCCAAGCTAATTATCACCTAAATATGAGGATCAATCAGCATCATTATATCAATAAAGTCTGGAAGGATTATTCTATAAATCCTTCATTAGATACTCAGAAATGTCAGTTGGTACTTGCGTTTGGCTCTCCGGCATTAATAGTTGATCCTGAAATATATAACCACCTCAAAGTCAAATACCCGGCAGCAAACATTGTTTTTTCATCCACATCGGGCGAAATAATTGACGATAATGTTTATGACGATACCATTGTGGTAACCGCCATTGAATTAGCCCATGCAACCATCACCTGCTCCAATACGCACATAAAGAAACATAACAACAGCTTCGAGAGTGGTGCTTATTTAATGCAGGAATTAAATAAACCGGGCTTAAAATGTGTGTTTATCATCTCCGATGGCACTTTTATTAATGGCAGCGAGCTGGTAGCCGGGTTCAATGCCAATAACCCAGGCCATGTGCCCGTTACCGGCGGCATGGCCGGCGATGCCGATAGGTTCAGCAGCACCTTTACCAGTATAAATGCGGTACCATCACAGGGCAATGTAATAGCTATTGGTTTTTACGGCGATGGCCTTTCTGTTTACCATGGTTCATGCGGTGGCTGGGATGAATTTGGCCCCGAGCGCACCATCACCAAAGCTGATAAAAATGTATTGTTTGAGATTGATGGCAGCAACGCGCTCGATCTGTATAAACAATATTTAGGCGATTACGTAAAAGAACTGCCAGGCTCAGCTTTGTTGTTCCCGCTTTCGCTAAAACTCAGCGGGGCCGATAATACCCTGGTAAGAACTATTTTAAGCATTGACGAAGATAAAAAAATCATGACTTTTGCCGGAGATCTACCTGTAGGAAGCAAGGTTAGGCTAATGAAAGCCAATTTCGAAAAACTCATAAATGCCTCATCAAGCGCTGCCGAAGATGCCACTGGCGCTCATAAAGTGGAATTGGCGGTATTGGTGAGTTGTGTTGGCCGCAAGTTGGTTTTGAACGACAGGACTGATGAAGAACTGATGGCTGCAAAGGAAATTTTTGGTGATAAAACAGCCATTACCGGCTTTTACTCCTATGGCGAATTATCGCCCTTTAATAAAGGCACGCAATGCGAGCTGCACAACCAAACCATGACCATTACCACTTTTACAGAAAATTGAGCTAATGCAGACCATGGATTATCATCATCTTTTAAACAAACAAGTTAAAAAGCTGCTTCCTGAAAGTTATCTGGAAGATGATACCATTGTTCAGTTTTTAAATGCTATAAACAACTCATTTAATAATTTTGATAAGGCTAAAAACCTGGCCGACCATGCTTTTAACATTAGCGAACAAGAATATCAGCAGGTAACCGCCAATCTGCGCGAGCAGAATAAAATAAAACAACGTTCCATTTCGCAGATAAAAGAAGCCATAAAATCGCTTGATCCTAAGGCAGAATTTAAGATGGATGATTCGGACGATGACCTTATACATATCATCAGTTTCCTTAAACAACGTATTGAAGAAGCCAAATTGCTTGAGCTGGAACTCATTAATGCCAAAGATGTAGCTGAGAAGGCCGCTTTGGCAAAAACACAGTTCCTTTCTGTAATGAGCCATGAGATCCGTACGCCCATGAATGCGGTAATTGGTTTCACACACCTGCTCATTCATCAGGACCCAAAGCCCGAACAGGTGGAGTTTCTTAATTTCCTTAAATTCTCTGCCGAAAACCTACTGGTGCTGATCAATGATATACTTGATTTTAATAAGATAGAGGCCGGCAAAATAGAGTTTGAAAGCGTAGATTTTAGTATAAAGGACCTGATCTCGAACACCCGCCTTTCGTTACTGCAAAAAGCAAATGAAAAGGATATCAAAATTAAGCTAATGCTTGATCAGGACCTGCCAAATGCATTAATAGGCGACCCTGTGCGCCTGGGCCAGATATTGACCAACTTAATAAGCAACGCGGTAAAGTTTACCAACAGCGGTAAAGTAACCATTACTGCGTCATTAGCCCAGCACGATAATGAACACTCCACCATTGATTTTGAGGTAGCTGATACCGGCATAGGCATAATGCCCGATAAACTGGATTATATATTTGATAGCTTTAGCCAGGCCAGCTCTGATACCACCCGCAAATTTGGCGGCAGTGGCCTAGGTTTAACCATAACTAAACGGCTATTACAATTACAAGGCAGCGATATTTATGTAAAAAGCGAATATGGCAAAGGCTCGGAATTTACATTTTCACTCACCTTTAAAAACAGCAGTAAGCATATCAACAACATCTTAAACAGCGATGAATTTTACTCGTTGAAAAGCTTAAAAGGCACTAAGCTGTTGATTGCCGAGGATAACCTGATAAACGTTATACTGGCCAAAGAATTTATGAAGCAGTGGGATGTGGACTGTGATGTGGCCGAGAATGGTGAAATAGCCCTAATGCTGGTAAAGACCAATAATTACGATATGGTTTTGATGGACCTGCAAATGCCCGAGATGGATGGCTATCAAACAACAATAGCTATAAGGGAACTGGAAGGAGAGAAATACAAAAAGCTGCCGATATTAGCGCTCACGGCGTCGGCTATGCTGGATATACAGGATCAGGCTTTTACCGTAGGCATGAATGATTATATCAGCAAGCCATTTAACCCCAATGAGTTACATCGTAAAATAGTGGAGTACAGTAACAAGAATTAGTTTTTTAACAGATCCTGCTTATTTTTTACTTGCATTCTTTTTATTTAAGGTTATATTTGCAGCAGCTTGTCTATCGTTTTACTATAACAAAAAATGGGACGTTTTAACTTACATCATCTACATCTGCATCATCGCCACCATATGGCGACCAGATAATGTATTGTTTCTTCGTGAAACTCGAACCCCCATTTTATAGTTTAATACCCTCATACCACAAATTTTGAAAACACTAAAAATAGCGATCCAAAAATCGGGTCGGCTCAACGAAAAATCCGTTGAACTACTAAAAAACTGCGGCCTTAACTTTGAAAATTATAAGAGCTCGCTTATCTCTCCTGTCTCCAATTTCCCCTTAGAAATTCTTTTTCTTCGCGATGATGATATCCCTGAATACGTTCAGGATGGCATTGCCGATCTGGGCATAGTTGGCGAAAACGTGATTGAGGAAACCGAAGTTGAGGTAAACTACCTGCAACGGCTTGGATTTGGTAAATGCTCATTAAAAATAGCAGTGCCAAACAATAATACCATAAACGAATTGAGCCAGCTTAACGGCAGGTCAATTGCTACTACCTACCCGGTTATTCTGGGCAAATTTTTGAAAGCACAAGGTATACAGTCAGATATC
Protein-coding regions in this window:
- the trpS gene encoding tryptophan--tRNA ligase yields the protein METVVSGIRSTGNLHLGNYYGAIQNFIKMQHEYNCYFFIADLHSLTTHPTPENLHNNVKQVLVEYLAAGIDPEKATIYVQSHVPEISELYLYLNMNAYLGELERATSFKDKVRANPDNVNAGLLTYPVLMAADIIIHKATKVPVGKDQEQHLEMARTFGNRFNRLYNHDYFPEPYAFSYGSNLVKIPGLDGKGKMGKSEGEGNAVFLSDTPEAIRKKVMRAVTDGGPTVENQEKPVEIQNLFDLMAVVSSPDTYEHFDNLYNTCQVRYGDLKKQLAEDMIIATAPIRARINEIANDAAYLKKVAHFGAEKARESASKTIREVREIIGFRSF
- a CDS encoding deoxynucleoside kinase, encoding MHIAIVGNIGAGKTTLAELLAKSYGWEPLFEAVDNNPYLEDFYNDMKRWSFNLQIYFLNSRYRQLMDIQKSGRNIVQDRTIYEDAFIFAENLHDMGLMTTRDYENYRSIFDNMTAYIKPPDLLVYLKASVPTLVNNIQRRGREYEIGIRIDYLSKLNEKYQKWITGYNLGKLLIIDKDVIDFANNTEDMATVVQLIEREINGLF
- the kdsB gene encoding 3-deoxy-manno-octulosonate cytidylyltransferase; the encoded protein is MNILGIIPARYASSRFPGKPLVDIAGKSMIQRVYEQAKKCTSLTEVIVATDDDHIYDHVIGFGGVAVMTASHHQSGTDRCAEVALLHPQYDVIINIQGDEPYIDPEQITKVATCFTSAGVQLATLIKKILSFDELNNPNSPKVIINKSAEAIYFSRTPLPYLRGHEYKDWLNHYTYFKHIGIYGYRADVLQQVTKLPISSLEKAESLEQLRWIENGYRIKVAETGLETHAIDIPEDLEKLLKLNL
- a CDS encoding FIST signal transduction protein → MRINQHHYINKVWKDYSINPSLDTQKCQLVLAFGSPALIVDPEIYNHLKVKYPAANIVFSSTSGEIIDDNVYDDTIVVTAIELAHATITCSNTHIKKHNNSFESGAYLMQELNKPGLKCVFIISDGTFINGSELVAGFNANNPGHVPVTGGMAGDADRFSSTFTSINAVPSQGNVIAIGFYGDGLSVYHGSCGGWDEFGPERTITKADKNVLFEIDGSNALDLYKQYLGDYVKELPGSALLFPLSLKLSGADNTLVRTILSIDEDKKIMTFAGDLPVGSKVRLMKANFEKLINASSSAAEDATGAHKVELAVLVSCVGRKLVLNDRTDEELMAAKEIFGDKTAITGFYSYGELSPFNKGTQCELHNQTMTITTFTEN
- a CDS encoding ATP-binding protein, with the translated sequence MQTMDYHHLLNKQVKKLLPESYLEDDTIVQFLNAINNSFNNFDKAKNLADHAFNISEQEYQQVTANLREQNKIKQRSISQIKEAIKSLDPKAEFKMDDSDDDLIHIISFLKQRIEEAKLLELELINAKDVAEKAALAKTQFLSVMSHEIRTPMNAVIGFTHLLIHQDPKPEQVEFLNFLKFSAENLLVLINDILDFNKIEAGKIEFESVDFSIKDLISNTRLSLLQKANEKDIKIKLMLDQDLPNALIGDPVRLGQILTNLISNAVKFTNSGKVTITASLAQHDNEHSTIDFEVADTGIGIMPDKLDYIFDSFSQASSDTTRKFGGSGLGLTITKRLLQLQGSDIYVKSEYGKGSEFTFSLTFKNSSKHINNILNSDEFYSLKSLKGTKLLIAEDNLINVILAKEFMKQWDVDCDVAENGEIALMLVKTNNYDMVLMDLQMPEMDGYQTTIAIRELEGEKYKKLPILALTASAMLDIQDQAFTVGMNDYISKPFNPNELHRKIVEYSNKN